A region from the Kineothrix sp. IPX-CK genome encodes:
- a CDS encoding TetR/AcrR family transcriptional regulator, producing MNEKFFDLKKEKQDRMINAALKIFAKNGYRHASTDDIVAEAGISKGLLFHYFTSKLGLYEFLIDYSVRFMSLELSTRVGKKEEDFFLLLKQIEAAKFQVLKNYPYMQKFIDRTGWEDVKEALLAAEEKKNVLKEAREAIMNRADLSPFKHGADPAKLSCMIEYTIQGIMNRSFFEGAFHPDMLNEEINGYLDMIKQLACK from the coding sequence GTGAATGAGAAATTTTTTGATCTAAAAAAAGAAAAACAAGATAGAATGATAAACGCTGCTTTGAAAATATTTGCGAAGAACGGCTATAGGCATGCCAGTACGGACGATATCGTGGCAGAGGCTGGAATAAGCAAGGGATTGCTGTTTCATTATTTTACGAGCAAGCTGGGACTTTATGAGTTTCTCATAGATTACAGCGTACGCTTTATGTCTTTGGAACTTTCAACCCGCGTAGGTAAGAAAGAAGAGGACTTTTTTCTCCTGTTGAAGCAGATAGAAGCGGCTAAATTCCAAGTGCTCAAGAATTATCCTTATATGCAGAAGTTTATAGATCGTACCGGATGGGAGGACGTGAAGGAGGCGCTGTTAGCTGCCGAAGAGAAGAAGAACGTCCTTAAGGAGGCGAGGGAGGCTATTATGAATAGGGCAGACCTATCTCCCTTTAAGCATGGCGCGGACCCGGCAAAGCTTTCATGTATGATCGAATATACGATTCAGGGTATAATGAACAGGAGCTTTTTTGAGGGGGCCTTCCATCCCGATATGTTAAACGAGGAGATCAACGGCTATCTGGACATGATAAAGCAATTAGCCTGCAAGTAG
- a CDS encoding DUF6062 family protein: protein MKEKLYTIPLNDAVNANDECPFCIIERNVEQDLLDFVLGSGSSYMESDVRGMTDKEGFCRNHFKKMFEYGNTLGNGWILKTHYVRMNQEMSEQFKAFSPKKSSLLNKRGKGEGRQNSIGIWAAEKENSCYICKQFNETYGRYMDTFFILYQKDSAFREKIEHSKGFCLHHFGDLCEAAESKLSNKEKTSFYPAMFSLMERNMKRMADDVAWLVEKFDYRNKDADWKASKDAVQRGMQKLKGGYPADPPYKMNK, encoded by the coding sequence ATGAAAGAAAAACTATATACGATCCCCCTAAACGATGCGGTAAACGCAAATGACGAATGCCCCTTTTGCATTATCGAAAGAAATGTTGAACAGGATTTATTGGATTTCGTACTGGGCTCCGGCTCTTCCTATATGGAAAGTGACGTGCGCGGCATGACGGACAAGGAAGGCTTTTGCCGAAATCATTTCAAGAAAATGTTCGAATATGGAAACACTCTCGGAAACGGCTGGATCCTGAAGACTCACTACGTTCGCATGAATCAGGAGATGTCGGAGCAGTTCAAAGCCTTCTCACCCAAAAAATCCTCTCTCTTAAACAAGCGGGGGAAAGGCGAGGGCCGTCAGAATTCCATCGGCATCTGGGCGGCGGAAAAAGAGAATTCCTGCTATATCTGCAAGCAGTTTAACGAAACCTATGGCAGATACATGGATACCTTCTTCATTCTATATCAGAAAGACAGTGCTTTTCGCGAAAAAATAGAACACAGCAAAGGTTTTTGCCTTCACCATTTCGGAGATTTGTGCGAGGCTGCTGAAAGCAAGCTCAGCAATAAAGAAAAAACGTCATTCTACCCTGCGATGTTCTCTCTCATGGAGAGAAACATGAAGCGCATGGCTGATGACGTAGCTTGGCTCGTAGAAAAATTCGATTACAGGAATAAGGATGCGGATTGGAAGGCTTCCAAAGATGCTGTCCAAAGGGGAATGCAGAAATTAAAGGGGGGCTATCCGGCCGACCCACCCTATAAAATGAACAAGTAA
- a CDS encoding carbohydrate kinase family protein, giving the protein MSKFLVAGIVQKETIIKVDKIPIEYCGVTNKPGTIFINAGGDAYNESLALKWLGNSVDFMSMVGVDESMELINPKGSEVTLVTDYILPLLQNTPTAAVFYDEERKQQIFEDIKDLRETSYDLHLFEERAARAEMLVLSNANFCRPLIGIGKELRKPIAVNIREYQESKICYNEDYLKAADILYVSDDHLIEEPYEFVKSLAAKYRPEIIILGQGAEGLILYDKNKNIIAHYNTVRTHGLVNTVGAGNALFSCFLHFYNKTQDSVFAVKNALLFASYKIGFMGTSNGFLTEEQIVQWRNLIWRDGR; this is encoded by the coding sequence ATGAGTAAATTTTTAGTGGCGGGAATTGTACAGAAAGAGACGATCATTAAGGTGGATAAGATTCCGATCGAATACTGTGGAGTGACGAATAAACCTGGTACCATCTTTATAAACGCCGGAGGGGATGCTTATAATGAATCCCTAGCGTTAAAGTGGCTGGGAAACTCAGTGGATTTCATGTCCATGGTGGGCGTCGATGAAAGCATGGAGCTGATTAACCCCAAGGGAAGCGAAGTAACACTGGTAACCGATTATATATTACCCCTGCTTCAGAATACACCTACTGCAGCAGTATTTTATGATGAAGAGAGGAAACAGCAGATTTTTGAGGATATTAAGGATTTGAGGGAGACTTCTTATGATTTGCATTTATTCGAGGAGCGCGCAGCGAGAGCGGAGATGCTCGTATTGTCCAACGCTAATTTCTGTCGGCCTCTTATTGGAATCGGTAAGGAACTTCGCAAGCCTATCGCAGTAAATATCAGAGAATATCAGGAAAGCAAGATCTGCTATAACGAGGATTATTTGAAGGCTGCCGACATTCTGTATGTCAGCGACGATCATCTGATTGAAGAACCCTATGAATTCGTGAAGTCTCTTGCGGCAAAATATCGGCCGGAAATCATTATCTTAGGTCAGGGAGCGGAAGGCCTCATATTATATGATAAGAACAAAAACATCATCGCTCATTATAATACGGTGAGGACCCACGGACTGGTGAATACGGTTGGTGCCGGTAATGCGCTGTTTTCCTGCTTCCTTCATTTTTATAATAAGACACAGGATTCAGTGTTCGCGGTGAAGAACGCGCTCCTTTTTGCTTCCTATAAAATAGGTTTTATGGGAACCTCTAATGGATTCTTGACAGAGGAGCAAATTGTACAATGGCGCAATTTGATCTGGAGGGACGGAAGATAG
- a CDS encoding PLP-dependent aminotransferase family protein, giving the protein MNDLTIELRQDGETHLYEQIYEHIRQEIRKGKLLKDEKLPSTRSLAEFLAVSRGTVEIAYGQLLSEGYIESKPYKGYFVCGMDEIFFLEGESGRRPGELPKARFEQDEKKMHYLFDFSPNAIDMTAFPFATWKKITKNILVDANSEMFASGSSKGDWKLREIISRYLHSSRGVNCMPEQIIVGAGNDYLLMLLEKILGRHVKIAMENPTYKRAYRIFDSFAYQISPVELDGGGMSVERLRESDAQVAYVMPSHQYPTGIVMPIGRRMELLKWAEEKEERYLIEDDYDSEFRFKGKPVPSLQASDWAGKVIYIGTFSKAIAPAIRISYMVLPLPLLERYEKKCSFYSTTVSRIDQRILSEFIEKGHFERHLNKMRKIYREKHDLLLSECKDMEERFQLSGEGAGLHILLSDKSGRGEMELLKLAAAEGVRAYGLSEAYIGQDVPKGKEDMVILGYAALSKTQIREGLESLKKVWM; this is encoded by the coding sequence ATGAACGATTTGACCATTGAACTTCGTCAGGACGGCGAAACACATTTATATGAGCAAATCTATGAACATATCAGGCAAGAGATAAGAAAAGGGAAGCTTCTCAAAGATGAAAAGCTTCCCTCTACGCGTTCTTTGGCGGAATTTCTCGCAGTATCGCGAGGTACGGTGGAAATTGCCTACGGACAGCTTCTGTCCGAGGGATATATAGAGTCCAAACCTTACAAAGGCTATTTCGTATGCGGGATGGACGAGATATTTTTTCTGGAAGGAGAAAGCGGAAGGAGGCCGGGAGAGCTGCCTAAGGCGAGATTCGAACAGGATGAGAAGAAAATGCACTATTTATTTGATTTCTCGCCTAATGCTATCGACATGACGGCTTTTCCATTCGCCACCTGGAAGAAAATAACGAAAAATATTCTTGTAGATGCCAACAGTGAGATGTTCGCTTCCGGCTCCTCTAAGGGTGATTGGAAGCTGAGAGAAATCATCAGCCGCTATCTGCATTCCTCCAGAGGAGTGAACTGCATGCCGGAGCAGATTATTGTGGGTGCGGGCAATGATTACCTGCTCATGCTTTTGGAGAAGATATTAGGGCGGCATGTGAAGATCGCCATGGAGAATCCCACTTATAAGAGAGCGTACCGCATCTTCGATTCCTTTGCGTACCAAATCAGCCCTGTAGAGCTGGACGGTGGAGGAATGAGCGTGGAGAGGCTTAGGGAAAGCGATGCGCAGGTGGCTTATGTAATGCCCTCCCATCAGTATCCTACGGGAATCGTCATGCCCATCGGGCGGCGTATGGAGCTGCTTAAGTGGGCGGAGGAGAAAGAGGAACGATATCTGATTGAGGACGATTACGACAGTGAATTTCGATTCAAGGGCAAACCGGTACCGTCTCTTCAGGCTTCTGATTGGGCTGGAAAGGTGATTTACATCGGAACGTTTTCTAAGGCTATCGCACCTGCCATTCGTATCAGCTACATGGTTCTCCCGCTGCCCCTGCTGGAGAGATATGAGAAAAAGTGTTCTTTTTATTCCACCACGGTGTCCAGAATCGACCAGCGGATATTGAGTGAATTTATTGAAAAAGGGCATTTCGAGCGCCATTTGAACAAGATGAGGAAAATATACAGGGAAAAGCACGATTTGCTTCTTAGTGAATGCAAGGATATGGAGGAACGCTTCCAACTATCCGGAGAGGGAGCAGGGCTTCATATTCTCCTTAGCGATAAGTCCGGACGGGGGGAAATGGAGCTGTTAAAGTTGGCAGCGGCAGAGGGCGTGAGAGCATATGGGCTTTCAGAGGCTTATATAGGCCAGGATGTGCCGAAAGGAAAAGAGGATATGGTGATCTTGGGATATGCTGCCCTAAGCAAGACGCAGATTAGAGAAGGGCTTGAGTCATTAAAAAAAGTCTGGATGTGA
- a CDS encoding GH36-type glycosyl hydrolase domain-containing protein, whose product MQYGHFDNEKREYVIDRVDIPTSWTNYLGVQDMCVVVNHTAGGYMFYKTPEYHRVTRFRGNSIPMDRPGHYVYIRDNDSEDYWSISWQPVGKSLEEAKYTCRHGMSYSIYECGYSKIKATQTLVVPLNDSVELWDVTIKNEDDRPRDLSLFSYCEFSFHHVMIDNQNFQMSMYCAGSSYEDGIIEHDLFYEEFGYQYFASNFEPDGYDCLRDKFLGLYHTEDNPAAVERGKCSGSHELGNNHCGSLQKNIVLQPGEEVRVVFMLGEGRRDEGKKAKAKYSDFSAVDKVYEDLRKYWNNKFEKLQINTPNEGMNTLINTWTLYQAEINVMFSRFASFIEVGGRVGLGYRDTAQDAMTIPHSNPEKCRQRIVELLRGLVSKGYGLHLFQPEWFEPDHEEKPFNSPTVIPSPDKDNIIHGLKDACSDDALWLVSSIVEFIKETGDKAFADEVITYADGGEGTVYEHMMRILDFSAEQVGATGICKGLRADWNDCLNLGGGESAMVSFLHYWAIENFLELARYLGREKEVVKYTEMSETVKKVCNDELWDGEWFIRGITKNGKKIGTHSDKEGKVHLESNSWAVLSGAADHEKGIRAMDSVDEYLYTPWGIMLNAPSYTVPDEDIGFVTRVYPGVKENGAVFSHPNPWAWAAECKLGRGDRAMKFYNALCPYYQNDKIDIREAEPYSYCQFIMGRDHTAHGRARHPFMTGTGGWAYFSATRYILGIRPQFEYLEIDPCIPAEWKEFSMLRQWRGVDYHIEVVNPDGVMKGVKELYLDGEKVECIPLVDKGTAHRVKVVMG is encoded by the coding sequence ATGCAGTACGGACATTTTGACAACGAGAAGCGGGAATATGTAATCGACAGAGTGGATATACCCACATCGTGGACCAATTACCTCGGCGTACAGGATATGTGCGTGGTGGTGAACCACACGGCCGGAGGCTATATGTTCTATAAGACTCCGGAGTACCATCGAGTAACGAGATTTCGCGGAAACAGCATACCCATGGACAGACCGGGTCACTACGTATACATAAGAGATAATGACAGTGAGGACTACTGGAGCATATCATGGCAGCCGGTAGGAAAATCACTGGAGGAAGCGAAGTACACATGCCGCCACGGTATGTCTTATTCGATTTACGAATGCGGCTACAGCAAAATAAAAGCGACACAGACCCTGGTCGTGCCGCTTAATGATTCGGTGGAGCTATGGGATGTAACAATTAAGAATGAGGACGATAGACCGAGAGATTTAAGTCTGTTTTCTTATTGCGAATTCTCCTTTCACCATGTAATGATCGATAACCAGAACTTCCAGATGAGCATGTACTGCGCCGGCTCCTCCTATGAGGACGGCATCATCGAACATGATTTATTCTATGAAGAATTCGGGTATCAATATTTTGCGTCCAATTTCGAGCCGGACGGTTATGATTGCTTAAGAGACAAGTTTCTGGGGCTTTACCATACGGAGGACAATCCGGCGGCAGTGGAGAGAGGTAAGTGCAGCGGCTCTCATGAGCTTGGCAATAATCACTGCGGCTCCTTACAGAAGAACATCGTATTGCAGCCGGGAGAAGAAGTCAGAGTGGTATTCATGCTGGGGGAAGGCAGAAGGGATGAAGGAAAGAAAGCGAAGGCAAAGTACAGCGACTTTTCCGCAGTCGATAAGGTATATGAGGATTTAAGGAAATACTGGAACAATAAATTTGAGAAGCTTCAGATCAATACTCCGAATGAAGGCATGAATACGCTGATCAACACATGGACCTTATACCAAGCAGAAATCAACGTAATGTTTTCCCGGTTCGCATCTTTTATCGAAGTGGGAGGACGAGTGGGATTGGGATACCGCGATACGGCGCAGGATGCCATGACGATTCCCCACTCCAATCCGGAAAAATGCAGACAGCGTATCGTAGAACTGCTGCGCGGTCTCGTATCGAAGGGATACGGACTGCACTTGTTCCAGCCGGAATGGTTTGAACCGGATCATGAAGAAAAGCCGTTCAATTCGCCTACGGTCATTCCTTCTCCGGATAAGGATAATATCATACACGGCTTAAAGGACGCCTGCTCCGACGACGCGCTATGGCTGGTATCCTCTATTGTGGAATTTATAAAGGAAACGGGAGACAAGGCCTTTGCAGATGAAGTGATTACCTATGCGGACGGCGGCGAAGGCACTGTTTATGAGCATATGATGCGGATTCTGGACTTTTCGGCCGAGCAGGTAGGAGCTACGGGAATCTGTAAGGGACTTCGTGCGGACTGGAACGACTGCCTGAATCTCGGCGGCGGTGAAAGCGCCATGGTATCCTTCCTCCATTACTGGGCTATCGAGAACTTCCTGGAGCTGGCAAGATATTTGGGCAGAGAAAAGGAAGTTGTAAAATATACCGAAATGTCAGAAACGGTTAAAAAGGTATGTAATGATGAGCTGTGGGACGGAGAATGGTTTATACGCGGTATTACTAAGAACGGCAAAAAAATTGGCACTCATTCCGATAAAGAAGGAAAAGTTCATCTCGAGTCCAACTCATGGGCGGTTCTTTCGGGAGCGGCTGATCATGAGAAGGGAATCCGCGCCATGGACAGCGTAGACGAATATCTTTATACGCCTTGGGGAATCATGCTGAACGCTCCTTCCTATACAGTGCCGGATGAGGACATCGGTTTTGTAACGAGAGTATACCCTGGCGTTAAGGAAAACGGCGCAGTATTCTCCCATCCCAATCCCTGGGCATGGGCGGCGGAATGCAAGCTTGGACGAGGCGATCGTGCCATGAAGTTCTATAATGCATTATGCCCTTATTACCAGAACGATAAAATAGATATAAGGGAGGCAGAGCCCTATTCCTATTGCCAGTTTATTATGGGACGGGACCATACTGCCCACGGACGCGCGAGACATCCGTTCATGACAGGCACGGGCGGCTGGGCCTATTTCTCGGCAACCAGATACATACTGGGCATAAGGCCGCAGTTCGAGTATTTGGAAATCGACCCTTGTATTCCTGCTGAGTGGAAGGAATTCTCTATGCTAAGGCAGTGGAGGGGCGTGGATTATCATATCGAGGTGGTAAACCCTGATGGTGTCATGAAAGGGGTAAAGGAGCTTTACCTGGACGGTGAGAAAGTAGAGTGCATTCCGCTCGTGGATAAAGGAACGGCCCATCGGGTAAAAGTGGTGATGGGGTAA
- a CDS encoding DUF2225 domain-containing protein, with the protein MSGLLSGLEQFGLSGLENMDLYEKPKQEEEAKADAPQVVQEQDFLFDKTFTCPICDKEFKTRTVKIGKAKLIGTDMDLRPKYEHVDLLKYDIIMCPSCGYAALSRYFKFITSPQAKRIKEAISSKFKPITEYKEIYTYDEALERYKLTLANAIVKVAKPSEKAYICLKTAWLLRGKGECLDKGSPNYVAERKKADTEEAEFLRNALDGFLAARQTESFPMCGMDEPTVDYLISVIAIRFEQFDVASKLISQIIASPTTNPRMKEKARTLKDQIVKQIKLKNAGK; encoded by the coding sequence ATGTCTGGATTATTATCGGGATTGGAACAATTTGGTCTGAGCGGCTTGGAGAATATGGATCTGTATGAGAAGCCGAAGCAGGAGGAAGAAGCGAAGGCGGATGCCCCGCAGGTCGTTCAGGAACAGGACTTTTTATTTGATAAGACCTTTACCTGTCCTATTTGTGACAAGGAGTTTAAGACGAGGACTGTTAAAATAGGTAAGGCTAAATTAATAGGAACGGATATGGACCTGCGTCCAAAATATGAGCATGTGGATTTGCTCAAATATGATATTATCATGTGCCCCAGTTGCGGCTATGCGGCGCTCAGCAGATATTTTAAATTTATCACATCACCGCAGGCTAAGAGAATTAAGGAGGCGATTTCCAGCAAGTTTAAGCCGATTACGGAATATAAGGAGATCTATACCTATGATGAAGCGTTAGAGCGCTACAAGCTGACGCTGGCTAATGCGATCGTAAAGGTTGCTAAGCCCAGTGAAAAGGCGTATATCTGCCTGAAAACGGCATGGCTTCTGCGCGGAAAGGGAGAATGTTTGGATAAGGGGTCTCCGAATTATGTTGCGGAGAGGAAGAAAGCAGACACAGAAGAGGCTGAATTCTTGAGAAATGCGTTGGATGGTTTTCTGGCAGCAAGACAGACGGAAAGCTTCCCGATGTGCGGTATGGATGAGCCTACGGTAGACTACCTGATTTCAGTAATCGCTATTAGATTTGAGCAGTTCGATGTAGCGTCGAAGCTGATTTCTCAGATTATCGCGTCTCCTACTACGAACCCTCGAATGAAGGAGAAGGCACGTACCCTGAAAGATCAGATTGTAAAGCAGATCAAGCTGAAAAATGCAGGAAAGTAG
- a CDS encoding dipeptidase: MKAVDMHCDTISELYKRIKEGQDESLRRNNCHIDLTKLNKGDALLQNFAIFIHKERAENPLEEFLRMADLYYNELGKNRDMIAPVFCWKDIEKNIAEGKISALLTVEEGAVCKGNLAYLRDMYRLGVRMMTLTWNYPNEIGHPNVRAGNYEGRQIEGESVPFYKIADTENGLTEQGVEIVTEMERIGMIIDVSHLSDKGFYDVLETTKKPFVASHSNARAVCPWVRNLTDEMIRKIALRGGVIGLNFCPDFLTEVSKGEKNTGTIASIVEHAKYITNVGGIDCLGLGSDFDGIEGHEELPDYSHLQELSEALCMAGFSNDQVEKIFYKNVLRLYKELL; the protein is encoded by the coding sequence ATGAAGGCTGTAGATATGCACTGCGACACGATTTCCGAATTATATAAAAGGATAAAAGAAGGTCAGGACGAGAGCCTGCGCAGAAACAACTGCCACATCGATTTGACGAAGCTGAATAAGGGTGATGCCCTTTTGCAGAATTTCGCCATCTTCATCCATAAGGAGAGGGCTGAGAATCCTTTGGAAGAATTCCTGCGGATGGCGGACCTGTATTATAATGAATTGGGAAAAAACAGGGACATGATTGCTCCTGTTTTTTGTTGGAAGGATATTGAGAAAAATATTGCAGAAGGCAAAATATCAGCGCTGCTCACGGTAGAAGAGGGCGCTGTCTGTAAAGGAAACCTCGCCTATCTTAGAGATATGTACAGACTTGGTGTGCGCATGATGACTCTGACGTGGAATTATCCTAATGAAATAGGCCATCCCAATGTGCGTGCGGGGAACTATGAAGGCCGTCAGATAGAGGGTGAGAGTGTTCCCTTCTATAAGATTGCGGATACGGAGAACGGACTGACTGAGCAGGGGGTAGAAATCGTGACGGAGATGGAACGTATCGGAATGATCATCGATGTATCTCATCTGTCCGACAAGGGCTTTTACGATGTGCTTGAGACTACGAAAAAGCCTTTTGTGGCCAGTCACTCCAATGCCAGAGCAGTTTGTCCATGGGTAAGGAATCTAACGGATGAAATGATACGTAAGATAGCATTGCGCGGCGGAGTGATAGGGCTTAATTTCTGCCCCGATTTTTTGACAGAGGTGTCAAAAGGGGAAAAGAATACAGGTACAATTGCTTCAATTGTAGAGCATGCGAAATATATCACTAATGTCGGAGGCATTGACTGCCTCGGTCTTGGAAGCGACTTTGACGGGATAGAAGGGCATGAAGAGCTGCCCGACTATTCGCATCTTCAGGAACTCTCGGAAGCCCTTTGCATGGCGGGATTTTCTAATGACCAGGTAGAGAAGATCTTCTATAAAAATGTTCTGCGGCTTTACAAAGAGTTATTGTGA
- a CDS encoding phosphoglucomutase/phosphomannomutase family protein: MIKFGTGGWRAVIGDEFTKANIQLLAKALSDKMKAENAAEEGIVIGYDRRFLAKEAMQWAGRVFAAEGITAYLINKSSPTPLIMFYVMKHEFPYGMMVTASHNPAVYNGIKVFTAGGRDANEEQTKEIEEYIDRLSPEDVKEMEYDEAVAAGLIREIYPLNEYLDDIIAAVNMEAIRGCGLKVVLDPLYGVSETSLSTILLTARCEVITIHDRHDTLFGGKLPSPSVATLRPLQNAVIDNRADIGIATDGDADRIGVIDDTGRFLHPNDILVLLYYYLVRYKGWEGPVVRNIATTHMLDKVAEKFGQKCYEVPVGFKHISSKMYATGAIIGGESSGGLTVRGHINGKDGIYAAALLAEMIAVTGKKLSDIYKEIEEECGSIFMEERDYKFTQEKKEQMHKLLMEDKQLPKLPFEVEKVSYLDGSKVYFKNGGWVVGRFSGTEPLIRVFCEMPNLEDAKKICDIYEDFLGLK, from the coding sequence ATGATTAAATTCGGAACGGGCGGCTGGAGAGCTGTTATTGGGGATGAATTTACAAAAGCGAATATTCAGCTTCTGGCAAAAGCGCTTAGTGATAAGATGAAGGCAGAAAATGCGGCGGAGGAGGGAATTGTCATCGGATATGACAGAAGATTTCTGGCAAAGGAAGCGATGCAGTGGGCTGGCCGTGTATTTGCCGCGGAGGGCATTACCGCTTATCTGATCAACAAATCTTCGCCGACGCCGCTTATCATGTTTTATGTGATGAAGCATGAGTTCCCTTATGGAATGATGGTTACCGCCAGTCACAATCCGGCCGTTTATAACGGAATAAAGGTGTTTACGGCGGGAGGCAGAGATGCTAACGAGGAACAGACTAAGGAAATAGAAGAATATATAGACAGGCTTTCACCGGAAGATGTGAAGGAAATGGAATATGACGAGGCTGTGGCGGCAGGCTTGATTCGAGAGATTTATCCGTTGAACGAATATCTGGATGATATCATCGCGGCAGTAAATATGGAGGCGATCAGAGGCTGTGGTCTGAAGGTAGTGCTGGACCCGTTATACGGCGTAAGCGAGACCTCTCTTTCTACCATACTCCTTACTGCAAGATGTGAGGTTATCACGATACACGATAGGCACGATACATTGTTTGGCGGAAAGCTCCCCTCGCCTTCTGTTGCGACGCTGCGCCCTTTGCAGAACGCAGTTATCGATAATAGGGCGGATATCGGAATCGCTACCGACGGTGATGCCGACCGCATTGGCGTTATCGACGATACGGGCCGTTTCCTCCACCCTAATGACATTCTTGTACTGCTTTATTATTATCTCGTAAGATATAAGGGCTGGGAAGGACCGGTAGTAAGAAACATCGCGACTACCCATATGTTAGATAAGGTGGCTGAGAAATTCGGGCAGAAGTGCTACGAGGTTCCCGTAGGTTTCAAGCATATTTCCTCTAAGATGTATGCCACAGGCGCCATCATCGGAGGAGAATCCTCCGGCGGTCTGACGGTGCGCGGCCATATCAACGGCAAAGATGGCATCTACGCGGCGGCGCTTTTAGCAGAGATGATTGCGGTCACAGGAAAGAAATTGTCCGATATTTATAAAGAAATCGAAGAGGAATGCGGCAGCATTTTCATGGAAGAGCGGGATTATAAATTTACGCAGGAGAAGAAGGAACAGATGCACAAGCTTCTCATGGAGGATAAGCAGCTTCCCAAATTGCCTTTCGAGGTGGAAAAGGTGTCCTATCTGGACGGAAGCAAGGTGTATTTCAAGAATGGCGGCTGGGTAGTGGGAAGGTTCTCAGGAACGGAACCGCTGATTAGAGTGTTCTGTGAGATGCCCAATTTAGAGGACGCTAAGAAGATATGTGATATTTATGAGGATTTCCTTGGATTGAAATAA